TCGAGTTTCCCCGCGAGGTCTTCCTCAAGGACCTGCAGAGCCAGCAGGACCTGGCCAACCGCTTCGAAGTGCTGCGCCGCTTCCTGGAGCAGCACCCGGAGATCATCCTTGTCCTGGACGGCTTCCACCACTGGTTCGCCAACGCCACGCCGGTGATGCAGGACTTCCTCCAGCGCCTCTTCGGCCTGCTCCAGTTCAAGAGGCTGCACTTTGTCCTTCTGACCGACGTGGACTTCGTCAACCGGGTGATCAAGGTCAATCCCGTCTTCGAGGAGCTGCTCGCCCCGCTCTACATCAAGCCCCTGCCCCGTGGCGACGTGCTCCTGATCCTTGAGCAGGTCAAGGACAAGTTCGAGGAGCAGTACGGGGTGCCGCTGGACCGCGGCCAGCTGGAGCGCCTGGTGGAGATGGCCGATGAGCACGTGCGCACCAGCCAGTTCCCCAAGAAGGCGCTCATCCTCCTCGACGTCGCCCTCTCCATCCTTGCCTTGTCGGAGGACTCCTGCCCGCCCAATTGGGAATCCGTGCTGCGCCTGGCCCTGGGCCGCATCACCGGCCGCGAGGAGGCGGATTTCCCCGATCTGCAGGAGCGGCTGAGCCGCCTGGAGGAATTGCTCAGTTCGCGCATCATCGGCCAGGACGCCGCCATCCAGGAGGTGTGCCGCACGATCCGCTTCACCAAGAGTGACCTGGACCTCAACCCGGAGCGGCCCGACGGCGTATTCCTCTTTGCCGGGCCAGCCGGCGTGGGCAAACAGCTCTTCGCCGGGGAGCTGTCGCGCATCCTCTACAACCGCGAGCCCTTCCTCGTGGAGATGAGCGAGTTCCAGGAGGCGGAGAGCCTGCAACTGATCGTGGGCCGGGTGCCCGGCGCCGAGGGTGGCTATCCTTTGCAGACCGTGTGGGAGCGCCTGCGGGCGGAGCCGCGGCGCGTCCTCATCCTCAAGAACATTGAATTCGCCGCGGGCGAGGTGCTGCACTATTTCCTGAAGAGCTTCGAGGAGGGCAGCCTGCGGGACGCCGCCGGCCAGCAGATGCCCGTCAACGAGACCACCGTCGTCCTGCTGTCCGATCTGGTCGGCTTCGAACACAAGGGCAGCATCGGCTTCCAGAGCCCTGAGGTGGGGCGCCTGAGTGAGGTCGTGCTGCGCGACTACTTCACGCCGGAGCTGCTGCGCGGCGTGGACAAGCTGGTCGTCTTCCAGCCGCTGGCGGAGGAGGATCTGCTGCGCATCCTGCGGGAGCGGATCGTGCCCGCCTTCCAGTCCAAGGTGGCCCGGCTGGGCCATGAGCTGGATGTCTCGCCCGACGTGTCCCAGTGGCTGGCCCACCAAGGCAGCAGGCAGGACGTGAGTGCCCGCAACGTGGACCGCAAGTTCGAGGAGTTGGTGGCGGAACGGGTCAATGAGGAGATCCTGGCCTCCAACGGGAAGCCCATGCGGATCCAGGTCAGCCTGGCGGAGGGGAGGGTGCGGTTGGCGAGTCGGCCGGTGGGGTCCTGACATGGAAGCGGCGGCCGCCCGGGCCGCCGCCCAATCGACTGTGCGCGCCGGCTACTTCTCGACCTTGCCGGCCTGGATGCAACAGGTGCAGATGCGCATCTTGCGGCGCTCCCCGTCGACGCGGGCGTGGACGGTCTGCAGATTGGGCAGGAAACGGCGCTTTGTATGATTGTTGGCATGGGAGACGCGGTGACCGCTCATCGGGCCCTTGCCGCAGATCTGGCAAACTCGGCTCATCGGGTACCTCAGCTGTTCTGCCTGGGCGGATGGCCGGAGGCGCATCCTTTCGGCGCCGGCCGGACCTCTTCCCGGTTCAAGAGCGCTCAGTATAACAGTGAGGATGTGGGAACGCAAGGCTTGTCAGGCAAGCGGGCCACCCAGGGTGCGGGACCAGGCCGCCAGGCGTCGCCGCAGGAGGAGTCGGGCCAGGGGCAGCAAGCGCCGCGCCGCGCCCGAGGCGCTCAGCCGCCAATGGTCCGCCGCCCGGTCCAGGCGCCAGTCCTGCATGCCATGCCGCCGGAAAAGGGCCTCCAACTCCCGCCGCAAACGCCTGTCCAGCAGATCCACGATCATCTCCGCTTTGCCGGTCATCGACCCACGCGATTGAGATGCCAGTTTCAAAGTGTTTTCCATCAAGGGGATGGCCCCCACGGGGTCATGCTATCTTGTTCCGCATTCTGGAAAACCCCTTTTCCGTGCCAAGGGGCGGGAACTCTGTCAAGCCAACTGGACTGCCGTTCAATGCGATTGACCTGTGTTTGAGCTGACGCTGCGACTGGCTCGCCATGACACCCGCCTGTGGTTGGGACGGGACGGCGCCCCCATCCTCGCCGCGGATCTGGCCCGACGACCCCGGCCGCGCATGCTGCTTACCGACAACCAGGTGGCCCGCGCCCGCGCCCGGCAGCTGGAGGACCTGGTGGAGGGAAGCGACCTGCACCGTCTGGTCCTTCCCACGGGCGAGGCAAGCAAGAACAGCGCCAACCTGCTCACCGTGCTCGCCGAGATGGGCAGCCTGGGCCTGGAGCGGCATTCGCCCCTGGTGGCCTTCGGCGGCGGCGTGATCGGCGACCTGGGCGGCCTGGCCGCCTCCCTGTGGAAGCGGGGCGTGCCGCTCATCCTGGTCCCCACCAGCCTGCTGGCGATGGTCGACGCCTGCCTCGGCGGCAAGACCGCGATCAATTTCGGCGGACTGCGCAACGCGGTGGGCACCTTCTGGCCGGCCTGTCTGGTGGTGGTCGACCTGGATTGCCTCGACACCCTGCCGGCGCGGGAATGGGCCGGCGGGTTCGGGGAGCTGCTCAAGGCCGCCTGGTTGTCGGACGGAAGCTGGGCCAGCCGCCTCGAGCAGGATCCGGCCGGCCTCCTGCGCGCCGGCCACCCGGATCTGGCCGGGCACCTGAAGCGCGCCCTCCGCGTCAAGGCGGCCCTGGTGGAAGGGGACGAGTTCGAAGCGGGGGAGCGGGCTCTGCTCAATCTGGGCCACAGTTTCGCCCATGCGCTGGAGGCCCGGGGCGACGGGGAGCTGGGGCATGGCCAGGCCGTGCTCTTCGGCATGCTGGCGGCGGCGCGGGCCAGCCGCTTGACCGGCGCGGCGCCACCGGCCGCGGCCGATGAGATGGAGGAGCGCCTGCGGCGGGTGCTGGCCTCCCTCGGCTTGTTGCCCGCGCGGAAGCTGGTCCGGCTGTCGGTGGCGAACCTGATGAAAGCCATGACCCAGGACAAGAAGGTGCGGGAGGGCCGTCTGCGGCTGGTGCTGCCCGAGACGCCCGGCCGCGCCCGCCTGCAGGACGTGGCGGGGGAGACGGTGGCCGAGGCATGGCGGCAATGGAAGGATCTGGTGAGATGAGACTGGATCTGGTCAATGGACCCAACCTCAACCGCCTGGGCCGGCGCCAGGTGGAGATTTACGGCGGCCACAGCCTGGATGAGATCGGGCAGGAACTGATCCGCGCCTTTCCGGAGGTCGGCTGGACCTTCTTCCAGAGCAACCACGAGGGGGCGCTGGTGGATCGCCTGCAATGGGCCGACGATCACGCCGACGGCCTCATCATCAATCCGGGCGGCCTCTCCCACACCAGTGTCGTGCTGCTGGACGCGCTGCTGGCGCTGCGCATCCCCATTGTCGAGGTGCATGTGAGCCAGGTGGCGGCCCGGGAGAGTTTCCGCCGGCGCCTGCTCACGGCCCGCGCCGCCACCGCCCTCGTCTGCGGCATGGGGCCGGCCGGCTATGCCGCGGCGGCCCGGCACCTGCTGTCACAATGGAATGGATCCTCGCGGCAGGAGAAGGGAGGCGGCGCATGCTGAAAAAGCTGAGCATCCTGCTCCTGCCGGCCCTGGTGGCCGCGCCGGCCATCGCCGGAGAAGACCCCTTCGCCCAGGCCCTGCAGCGGGCCGGTTTGCGGCCGGCGGACCTCGCCTTCCCGCTGCTGCCCGCCGAGCGTGACAGCCTGCGCCTGCGACGCGTGGACGAGGTGCTGATGGCCGGCCGCCGCCTGGACCATTGGGCCGACTCCCTCTGCCGGGCCCTGTCCAGCACGGGGGATCTGGCCGGGTTGGGTGCCCTCCTGCAGGGGGAGGTGGTGCGGGCGGGATCGCCTTCCGCCAAGTGGCCCCTGGCGGCGCCGGCGCCCCCCGCCTTTGCGGAAAGGGGGAACTGGGACGCCTGGATCCAGCGGCTGGGCGCGCTGGCCGGGCATCGGCTGCTCTCCGCCGCCGCGGTCGAAGTCCTGGAGCAGGACCTGTCCGACCTGCTGCAGGAGGATCCCGACCTGGGGGAGCGCAGCGTTTTCGAACTGGACAGCCTGCTGCGCTTGGCCGAGGCGGAGGCCCGCCGGCGCCAGGAGCGTCTCGAGCGGGCCGACCTGCCGGATGTGGCCCAGCTCCTGGCGATCCTGGCCGAGCTGGATGGCCTGCACCGGGATCTGCCCCTGCTCCGGGAGGCCGCGGCGGGGGAACGGGTGCGCGACCACCCATGCTTCGGGCCGGTGCTCCATGCCGATGAGCGGGTGGCGATCGGCGCGGCCGGCCCCAACACCTGGCGGGGCGAGCTGCCGCCCATCATCATCGACCTGGGCGGGGATGACCGCTACGAGGGACCGGTGGCCGTCACCCGCGGCGGGGTCAGCCTCCTCATCGATCTCGACGGGGACGACCACTACCTCTGCCGGGGCGAGATCGGACCCGCCGCCACTGTGGGCGGTCTCTCCCTGTTGCTGGACCTGGCCGGCAATGATCGCTACGAGGGCGAATTCGCCGCCCTGGGCGCCGCCCTGGGGGGCATGGCCCTGCTCGTGGACCATGGCGGCGACGATCACTACAGCGGCGACACCTTCTGCCTGGGGGCGGGCAGCCTGGGTATCGGCGTGCTGCTGGACGGCGGCGGCAACGACTTGTACCTGAGCAGCCTGTACGGGCAGGGCTTCGGCCACCTGGCCGGCCTCGGCCTGCTGCAGGATACGGACGGGCACGACCACTACCTGATGCAGCCCCGCTTCGTGGACCAGATCCGCTACGAGGACCACCACCTGACCCTGGGCCAGGGTTTCGGCTATGGCCAGCGTCCCGACCTCTCCGGCGGCATCGGCCTCTTGCACGACCTGGGCGGGAACGACCTCTACAGCGCCGACATCTACGGACAGGGGGCGGCCTATTGGTGGTCGCTGGGCGCCCTGGTCGACCGCGCCGGCAACGATCGCTACCTCGCGTGGCAGTACGCCCAGGGGGCGGGGGTGCATCTGGCGGCGGGCCTGCTGCTCGACCAAGCGGGCCTGGACGTCTACCAGAGCCGCGGCGTCAGCCAGGGCTGCGGCCACGACCTGGCGCTGGGCTGGTTGCTGGACATGGCCGGCGACGACAGTTACGTGGCCTGGGACCTGAGCCAGGGCGCCGGCAGCGCCAACGGCTGCGGCCTCCTCACCGACCTGGCCGGTCAGGACCTCTACGCCATGCGGGGCCAGGCCAAACCGCGCGCTTACGGCGATCCCCGTCGCCGCACCGGGTCCATCGGTTTCTTCCTTGACGCCCAAGGAGAGGATCTCTACCTGGGGCCGGGCGCCAACGACAGCCTTTGGAGCGGCAGCCTGCGCGGCCTGGGGCAGGATTGGAGCGCCCCGGCGGCCGCGACGGTCGGGACTCCAGCCGCCGCTGAGCCGGTGAAGGGGCTGGATTCCCTCTTCCGTGCCGACGACCGCGTGGAGCGGCTCTACGTCTGGGCCATCCGCCTGGAGCCCAAATGGTCCCGCGAGCGGGACTTGGCGCGCGCCGCCCTCAAGGAGCGGCCGGCCGACCTGGCCGGCCTGATCCGCCAGCGGCGCCTGATGGCCTCACGCATCAGCTGGGAGCGGCACGCCCTCAAGGACCTGGTGGCGGCCATGGGCGAGGCCGCCCTGCCCTTGCTGGTTGAGGCGGTGGAGCAGGAAATCCCGGGGACGGCGGGGGAGGAGCGCGAGGCGCGCCTGTCGGAGCGGGGCTTCGCCCTGTGGACTCTGTCCGAGACGCGGACCTTGGGCGAAGCCAGCCTCTTCGCGGACTGGTGGCGGCAGGGCGTCGGGCGGCAGGAGCCGGGTCAGGCCGCCCTGCTGCTGGAATGCCTGGCGGAGCGCGGCGGCGCGCCGGAGCCCCTGCTTGAAGGATTGGGCTGGCCCCACGCCGGGCTGCGCCGCTCGGCGGCCTGGGGACTGGGCCGGCTGCCCTCCACGGCGGTCGGGCGCGAGGCGCTGTTGACGGCCCTGGGGGACAGCGTCCTGGCCGTGCGCATCAGCGCCTTTGAGAGTCTGGCCCAGGACAGCCTGCTGGACGGCCGGCGCGTCGCCGCTGCCCTCTTCGACGAGGAGCGACCCTCCCTGGCGCGCCGGGAACTGGTCCGCCTGCTGGCCCGGCGGGACGGGCTCCTGGCTCGCCGCTTGGTGCCGCGCCTGGAGGCCGACCCCGTGCTGGCGGCCGAGACGGATTGGATCCGGGCCGGACTGCCGCCGGAAGCGGCCCCGTCCCCCCGCCAGCGCCGTCCATGAGCCTGACCCGCCAGAGCCTGCTGCTCAGCCTGGGACGCTCGGCCGCCAGCGCCGCGCGCCTGCTGGTCAACCTGGGCGTGGCGCGGCTCTTCGGCGAGCGGCTTGGCTTCACGGCGGAATACCAGAACATCTGGCTGGTGTTCAACACCAGCTACATGTTCTTCATCCTCAGCCTGCCCAGCGTGCTTTTCTACTTCTTCCCGCGGGCCCGGCCCGAGGAGCAGGCCAGGCTGATGGCCACCGTGCACCAGCTGCTGCTCGTCATGGGCCTGGTCTACGGGGCTCTGCTGTGGTGGGCCGCGCCCCGCCTCGCCGGCTTCTACCACATGCCGGAGCTGGCCGGCCATCTCAAGGTTTTCGCCCTCTACGGCGGGGCGATGGTCGCCGGCTCGGGGATGGAGTCCGTCTTCAACCTGCTGGGCCGCTTCCGTCTGCTGGCCGTCTGGTTGACGCTGGAAGCCGCGCTCTTCCTCCTGCTGGCCCTGGGACCCGTCGCCCTGGGCGCCCGACCCGAGCTTCTGCCCGAGATCGCCGACCGGCTGGCCGCCCTCTGGCCCGAGCTGGGCCGCGAAGGGGCGGGCATCCGGGCCGCCTGCTGGCTGCTGGGGATGATGGCCCTGGCCAAGTGGGCCGTATTCCAGGCCGCGCTCCTGGCCAGCCACCCCGAGTTGGCCTGGCGGCCCATCCGCTTCAGCCGGGAGCGTCTCAGGCCGCTGCTGGGCTACGCGCTGCCCATCACGGCCACGACCCTGGTGGCCTACCTGGCGGCTTACCTGGACAAGAACATCGTGGCGGCCTTCTTTGTCGACAAGGCCGTCTTCGCGCGCTTCCAGGCCGGCGCGCTGGAAGTGCCCTTCGTCTCCGTGCTGGTGGGGAGCGTGTCCGTCGTCATGTTGCCGCACATCTCGCGCCTGCAGCACGAGGGCCGGCTGCCGGAACTGGCCGACCTGCTGGCCGAGGGCGTGGAGAAGGTGGCCTGGCTGGTCTTCCCCATCTTCACCCTGCTCATGGTGCTGGCCGACCCGCTCTATGTGGCCTTGTGGGGCCCCTCCTACGAGGCATCGGCCCTGCCCTTCCGCCTCTACCTGCTGCTCTTCCCGCTGCGCCTCATCTTCTACGGCCAGGTGCTCAACACGCTGGGCCTGCAGCGCTGGGTGCTGGGCACGGCGCTGGGCGACCTGCTGCTCAATGCCACCCTCTCCCTCTGGCTGGTGCGCCTGCACTGGGCGGGTCCGGCCTTGGCCACCGTTCTGGCCACCATCGCCGAAGTCGCAGTCTTCTGGTGGCTGCTGGGGCGGGGCCTGGGACTGCCCGTCACGCGCGTGTTCGTGCCCGGCCGCCTCTGGCGCATCGCGCGCCTGGCGCTGGTGGCCGGATTGGCGGCGCTGGGGGGGCGCCTGGCCGGCCGCGGCCCCTGGGAGATGATCCTGCTGGGCACCCTCAGTCACGGCGCGGTCTTCC
Above is a genomic segment from bacterium containing:
- a CDS encoding AAA family ATPase, whose product is MYLSPVLQDWFTRAAAVALEFGRGDWGLPELMIASLQDPDKILDTWQGLLKGDEHREALLAHFRQSSSAVAAQEAARVAAPDAGEEGEEEDGLDGLREAMADYTPPPDDTVLSVLASWQSEKGEEELEADHFLQLLLFNWDQLYPLPLEKLGVELVRRAEGAADFLRAMFSPDHDLNRRYGEDPMQGLLPYPEYCRAAMEVLVRRYRQNLLIYGQPGVGKSMVLRRLIEETAAGRVPRIFAGKRFFEFPREVFLKDLQSQQDLANRFEVLRRFLEQHPEIILVLDGFHHWFANATPVMQDFLQRLFGLLQFKRLHFVLLTDVDFVNRVIKVNPVFEELLAPLYIKPLPRGDVLLILEQVKDKFEEQYGVPLDRGQLERLVEMADEHVRTSQFPKKALILLDVALSILALSEDSCPPNWESVLRLALGRITGREEADFPDLQERLSRLEELLSSRIIGQDAAIQEVCRTIRFTKSDLDLNPERPDGVFLFAGPAGVGKQLFAGELSRILYNREPFLVEMSEFQEAESLQLIVGRVPGAEGGYPLQTVWERLRAEPRRVLILKNIEFAAGEVLHYFLKSFEEGSLRDAAGQQMPVNETTVVLLSDLVGFEHKGSIGFQSPEVGRLSEVVLRDYFTPELLRGVDKLVVFQPLAEEDLLRILRERIVPAFQSKVARLGHELDVSPDVSQWLAHQGSRQDVSARNVDRKFEELVAERVNEEILASNGKPMRIQVSLAEGRVRLASRPVGS
- the rpmB gene encoding 50S ribosomal protein L28; the protein is MSRVCQICGKGPMSGHRVSHANNHTKRRFLPNLQTVHARVDGERRKMRICTCCIQAGKVEK
- a CDS encoding 3-dehydroquinate synthase family protein translates to MFELTLRLARHDTRLWLGRDGAPILAADLARRPRPRMLLTDNQVARARARQLEDLVEGSDLHRLVLPTGEASKNSANLLTVLAEMGSLGLERHSPLVAFGGGVIGDLGGLAASLWKRGVPLILVPTSLLAMVDACLGGKTAINFGGLRNAVGTFWPACLVVVDLDCLDTLPAREWAGGFGELLKAAWLSDGSWASRLEQDPAGLLRAGHPDLAGHLKRALRVKAALVEGDEFEAGERALLNLGHSFAHALEARGDGELGHGQAVLFGMLAAARASRLTGAAPPAAADEMEERLRRVLASLGLLPARKLVRLSVANLMKAMTQDKKVREGRLRLVLPETPGRARLQDVAGETVAEAWRQWKDLVR
- a CDS encoding type II 3-dehydroquinate dehydratase, translated to MRLDLVNGPNLNRLGRRQVEIYGGHSLDEIGQELIRAFPEVGWTFFQSNHEGALVDRLQWADDHADGLIINPGGLSHTSVVLLDALLALRIPIVEVHVSQVAARESFRRRLLTARAATALVCGMGPAGYAAAARHLLSQWNGSSRQEKGGGAC
- a CDS encoding oligosaccharide flippase family protein, coding for MSLTRQSLLLSLGRSAASAARLLVNLGVARLFGERLGFTAEYQNIWLVFNTSYMFFILSLPSVLFYFFPRARPEEQARLMATVHQLLLVMGLVYGALLWWAAPRLAGFYHMPELAGHLKVFALYGGAMVAGSGMESVFNLLGRFRLLAVWLTLEAALFLLLALGPVALGARPELLPEIADRLAALWPELGREGAGIRAACWLLGMMALAKWAVFQAALLASHPELAWRPIRFSRERLRPLLGYALPITATTLVAYLAAYLDKNIVAAFFVDKAVFARFQAGALEVPFVSVLVGSVSVVMLPHISRLQHEGRLPELADLLAEGVEKVAWLVFPIFTLLMVLADPLYVALWGPSYEASALPFRLYLLLFPLRLIFYGQVLNTLGLQRWVLGTALGDLLLNATLSLWLVRLHWAGPALATVLATIAEVAVFWWLLGRGLGLPVTRVFVPGRLWRIARLALVAGLAALGGRLAGRGPWEMILLGTLSHGAVFLLLAWRAGLGQFIKERRDRSRAIRGGGGVT